The proteins below are encoded in one region of Tachypleus tridentatus isolate NWPU-2018 chromosome 4, ASM421037v1, whole genome shotgun sequence:
- the LOC143249868 gene encoding chitinase-3-like protein 1 yields MSVQQLIGIVLVVVTSFSPRTHGTPIMSYKYPHLHAQPTDLNRHIYPVYSHFEGQNHDYKVVCYFGSWAVYRPGAGKFQVSSIDPFICTHLIYGFTGLGHDNRIRVLDPFNDVEDNYGKGAYFHFNQLKSINHKLKTLIAIGGWNEGSVKYSNMASDSGSRKIFIESVVEFLKKHKFDGLDLDWEYPAARGGKPQDKQNFVALLQETKAEFRKHGFLLTAAVSAGKHFMDPAYDIPQVSTHLDFINVMCYDYHGGWETFTGHNAPLYPRPDDNELNQILNVNFSVNYWISKGAPRNKLILGMGLYGRSFTLASATNTGFGAPAPQRGRAGPYTREKGSLGYNEICEAQNRESWTIVQDPFYMAPYAYKDRQWVGYDDVESIKRKVRFAKAMGLGGGMVWSIETDDFSGACHGVHYPLLRAINEEFADPRNDLPLPPTKTPSSGIEQPQSESSTTMSTTTTTRAPSTVTTPLTTTTSTPSSTTISTTSTTTGLPSSTTTSKPRTRGSSSVVRIPCTPDKFFPHPHNCSRFFSCVIDNDSFVMFEHTCPVNTVFNPKTDNCAWPMDVPDCADEYYRKYVLYIA; encoded by the exons ATGTCTGTGCAACAACTTATTGGAATTGTGCTAGTTGTGGTAACTAGCTTTTCACCAAGGACTCATGGTACACCAATCATGTCCTACAAATATCCTCATTTACATG CTCAACCAACGGATTTGAATCGTCATATTTATCCGGTTTACAGCCATTTCGAAGGTCAAAACCATGACTACAAAGTCGTATGTTACTTCGGCAGTTGGGCAGTTTACAGGCCAGGTGCTGGCAAGTTTCAAGTGTCCAGTATCGATCCATTCATCTGCACACACTTGATCTATGGTTTCACAGGCTTAGGTCACGACAACAGAATTCGTGTACTCGACCCATTCAACGATGTAGAGGACAATTATGGAAAAG GAGCATACTTTCACTTCAACCAACTGAAAAGTATTAATCACAAACTGAAAACCCTGATAGCTATTGGTGGGTGGAATGAAGGATCTGTGAAGTATTCCAATATGGCGTCCGACTCAGGATCCAGGAAAATCTTCATTGAAAGTGTCGTCGAATTCCTGAAAAAACACAAATTTGACGGTTTGGACTTGGACTGGGAGTATCCAGCTGCACGAGGTGGTAAACCACAAGATAAACAAAACTTTGTGGCTCTTCTCCAG GAAACTAAGGCAGAGTTCAGAAAACATGGTTTTCTTCTGACAGCAGCAGTATCAGCAGGGAAACATTTCATGGATCCTGCATATGATATCCCTCAAGTGTCAAC TCACTTGGATTTTATCAACGTCATGTGCTACGATTATCATGGTGGCTGGGAGACCTTCACAGGTCACAATGCTCCTCTGTATCCTAGACCTGATGACAACGAATTGAATCAAATATTGAATGTG AACTTTTCCGTTAATTACTGGATTTCCAAAGGAGCTCCTAGAAACAAACTTATTCTTGGAATGGGTTTATATGGCCGATCTTTCACTCTTGCAAGCGCCACCAATACCGGTTTCGGAGCTCCAGCGCCACAGCGTGGTAGAGCTGGTCCCTATACTAGAGAAAAGGGTTCCCTTGGATATAACGAA ATTTGTGAAGCCCAGAATAGAGAGTCTTGGACCATTGTTCAAGACCCGTTCTACATGGCTCCTTATGCCTACAAAGACCGCCAGTGGGTTGGTTACGACGACGTAGAAAGCATAAAACGAAAA gTTCGCTTTGCTAAAGCAATGGGTCTTGGTGGAGGTATGGTTTGGTCCATTGAAACTGACGATTTTTCTGGAGCTTGTCACGGAGTTCATTACCCCTTGCTTCGAGCTATTAATGAGGAGTTTGCTGACCCTAGAAATGATTTACCCTTGCCCCCTACAAAAACTCCTTCTTCAGGAATAGAACAACCACAAAGTGAATCATCGACAACAATGTCGACAACTACGACTACAAGAGCTCCATCAACTGTAACGACTCCTTTGACAACCACGACCTCAACACCTTCTTCAACAACGATATCGACAACTAGTACTACAACTGGGTTACCGTCTTCCACGACGACTTCAAAACCTCGAACCAGGGGCTCATCCTCTGTTGTCAGGATCCCTTGTACCCCCGACAAGTTTTTCCCCCATCCTCACAACTGTTCAAGATTCTTCAGTTGCGTTATTGACAACGATAGTTTTGTGATGTTTGAACACACTTGCCCAGTAAATACGGTTTTTAACCCTAAAACCGACAACTGCGCATGGCCCATGGACGTTCCAGACTGTGCAGATGAATATTACCGGAAATACGTTCTTTACATTGCATAA